A genomic window from Silene latifolia isolate original U9 population chromosome Y, ASM4854445v1, whole genome shotgun sequence includes:
- the LOC141626583 gene encoding histone H2A-like, producing MDSTGAKGKKGAGGRKGGGPKKKAVLRSIKAGLQFPVGRIGRYLKKGRYALRVGSGAPVYIAAVLEYLAAEVLELAGNAARDNKKNRIIPRHVLFAIRNDDELGKLLAGVTIAHGGVLPNINPVLLPKKTAEKALKKPKSPSKAAKSPEKA from the exons ATGGATTCAACTGGAGCAAAGGGAAAGAAGGGAGCCGGTGGAAGGAAGGGTGGCGGTCCAAAAAAGAAGGCGGTTTTGAGGTCAATTAAGGCTGGTCTCCAGTTTCCTGTTGGTCGTATTGGGAGGTACTTGAAGAAAGGAAGGTATGCTCTGCGTGTTGGTTCTGGTGCTCCGGTTTACATTGCTGCTGTTCTTGAGTACCTTGCTGCTGAG GTTTTGGAATTGGCTGGAAATGCGGCACGTGACAACAAGAAGAACAGGATCATCCCAAGGCACGTGCTTTTTGCCATAAGGAACGATGATGAGCTCGGAAAGTTGCTTGCTGGAGTGACAATTGCACATGGAGGAGTTCTGCCGAATATTAACCCGGTGTTGTTACCGAAGAAGACTGCTGAGAAGGCCCTAAAAAAGCCGAAATCTCCATCCAAGGCTGCTAAGTCACCAGAGAAGGCTTAA
- the LOC141628467 gene encoding uncharacterized protein LOC141628467, with the protein MANALPVGSEFLRRKMNWRSSCTLCDGSSPCVESISHLFRDCSFAKALWDDMVFKNRRPWPMSALLSIQGDIQCMKEVVCSKDASLLRASLLDSSPDFGLAKRIRNSFSHCIVGGPGCGNICTVKCDAAWRDDRSAGMGWCLLDGNGILRNTAHARSFAPSALHAEGHATIMALRWALDERYLHVRLVTDCLNLVLQAAGAEKPIASISCIIHDIKSIASHFHCCSLSFCPRGVNRIAHNLAQRVLV; encoded by the exons ATGGCTAATGCCCTTCCAGTGGGTTCTGAATTCCTTAGACGAAAAATGAATTGGCGCTCCTCCTGTACTCTTTGTGATGGCTCTTCTCCTTGTGTGGAATCTATTTCTCATTTGTTTAGAGATTGTAGCTTTGCAAAGGCTTTATG GGATGATATGGTCTTCAAGAATCGTCGCCCCTGGCCTATGAGTGCTCTTCTTTCTATTCAGGGTGACATTCAGTGTATGAAGGAGGTTGTGTGCAGTAAGGATGCTAGCCTCCTGCGAGCGTCCTTGCTGGACTCTTCCCCTGATTTTGGGTTAGCTAAGAGGATTAGAAACTCCTTCTCCCATTGCATTGTTGGTGGACCTGGGTGCGGAAATATTTGTACCGTCAAGTGTGATGCTGCTTGGAGGGATGATAGAAGTGCTGGCATGGGGTGGTGTTTATTGGATGGTAATGGGATCTTAAGGAATACTGCTCACGCTCGCTCGTTTGCCCCTTCTGCCTTGCATGCCGAAGGACATGCAACTATCATGGCGCTAAGATGGGCCTTGGACGAGAGGTACCTTCATGTTAGACTTGTTACGGATTGTCTTAACTTGGTTTTGCAGGCTGCGGGAGCGGAGAAGCCAATTGCATCTATCAGCTGTATTATCCATGATATTAAGTCTATTGCGTCTCATTTTCATTGTTGCTCTCTTAGTTTCTGTCCTAGAGGAGTGAATAGGATAGCTCATAATCTTGCTCAGAGAGTTCTTGTGTAA